One window from the genome of Mumia sp. ZJ1417 encodes:
- the erpA gene encoding iron-sulfur cluster insertion protein ErpA, with protein MTVQSTDGTETISGVEITDGAAAKVKSLLEQEGREDLALRIAVQPGGCSGLRYQLFFDERTLDGDETREFEGVSVVVDRMSVPYLHGATIDFVDTIEKQGFTIDNPNATGSCACGDSFH; from the coding sequence ATGACCGTGCAGAGCACAGACGGCACCGAGACCATCAGCGGCGTCGAGATCACCGACGGCGCCGCCGCCAAGGTGAAGAGCCTCCTCGAGCAGGAGGGACGCGAGGACCTCGCGCTCCGTATCGCCGTGCAGCCGGGCGGCTGCTCTGGCCTGCGCTACCAGCTGTTCTTCGACGAGCGCACGCTCGACGGTGACGAGACCCGCGAGTTCGAGGGCGTCTCGGTCGTCGTCGACCGCATGAGCGTCCCCTACCTCCACGGCGCGACGATCGACTTCGTCGACACGATCGAGAAGCAGGGCTTCACGATCGACAACCCCAACGCGACCGGCTCGTGCGCGTGCGGTGACTCCTTCCACTGA
- a CDS encoding cytochrome c oxidase subunit 4 yields the protein MKAEAWIIASVSVFLVIVTPIYWIASEDPTGTTALAMAALLGLLLTFFLAVVAKQIPARLEDRDDAEIAEGAGEYGFYPPWSWWPLWSALAILVMVIGAIFGWWLFAMASVFGVIALCGWVFEYYRGLYAH from the coding sequence ATGAAGGCCGAAGCGTGGATCATCGCGTCGGTTTCCGTCTTCCTCGTCATCGTGACGCCGATCTACTGGATCGCGTCCGAGGACCCGACGGGCACGACGGCCCTGGCGATGGCGGCTCTGCTGGGCCTGCTCCTCACCTTCTTCCTGGCGGTCGTCGCCAAGCAGATCCCGGCGCGTCTGGAGGATCGTGACGATGCCGAGATCGCTGAAGGCGCCGGCGAGTACGGCTTCTACCCTCCGTGGAGCTGGTGGCCGCTCTGGTCGGCGCTGGCCATCCTCGTGATGGTGATCGGTGCGATCTTCGGCTGGTGGCTCTTCGCCATGGCGAGCGTCTTCGGCGTGATCGCGCTCTGCGGCTGGGTCTTCGAGTACTACCGCGGGCTCTACGCCCACTGA
- the ctaD gene encoding cytochrome c oxidase subunit I: MLTTTDHKQIGTMYLVASFAFFLIGGILALLIRAELAAPGTQVVDEETYNQLFTMHGTIMLLMFATPLFVGFANWIMPLQIGSPDVAFPRLNMFSFWLFLFGSSLAVAGFFVPGGAASFGWFAYAPLSDAVNSPGVGGDMWVLGLYMSGLGTILGAVNFVTTIFTMRAPGMTMFRMPIFTWNILVTSLLVLIAFPILAAALLALFADRQLGTHVFDPSTGGPILWQHLFWFFGHPEVYIIALPFFGIISEILPVFSRKPIFGYIGLVAATLAIAALSVAVWAHHMFVTGAVDLAFFSFMTFLIAVPTGVKFFNWIGTLWGGSISFDTPLVFSLGFLTTFLFGGLTGVILASPALDFHLSDSYFVVAHFHYVVFGTVVFAMFAGFYYWWPKWTGHMLNERLGKIHFWLLFVGFHLTFLVQHWLGVEGMPRRYADYSPTDGFTVLNQVSTIGAVVLAISTLPFFYNVWISRNNPKVGVDDPWGWGRSLEWATSSPPPRHNFTSLPRIRSESPAFDLHHPELSMLEHADNDLDSPLADAPNLEGHEEALREQTDNSPEGGTR, translated from the coding sequence ATGCTCACGACGACCGATCACAAGCAGATCGGCACGATGTATCTGGTCGCGTCGTTCGCCTTCTTCCTGATCGGCGGCATCCTCGCCCTCCTGATCCGTGCCGAGCTCGCCGCTCCGGGCACGCAGGTGGTCGACGAAGAGACCTACAACCAGCTCTTCACCATGCACGGCACGATCATGCTGCTGATGTTCGCGACGCCGCTGTTCGTCGGCTTCGCCAACTGGATCATGCCGCTGCAGATCGGCTCGCCCGACGTGGCGTTCCCGCGACTCAACATGTTCAGCTTCTGGCTGTTCCTGTTCGGCAGCTCGCTGGCCGTCGCAGGCTTCTTCGTCCCTGGTGGTGCGGCCAGCTTCGGGTGGTTCGCGTACGCCCCGCTGTCCGACGCGGTGAACTCGCCGGGAGTCGGCGGTGACATGTGGGTCCTCGGCCTCTACATGTCGGGCCTGGGTACGATCCTCGGTGCGGTCAACTTCGTGACGACGATCTTCACGATGCGCGCCCCCGGCATGACGATGTTCCGGATGCCGATCTTCACCTGGAACATCCTGGTCACGAGCCTCCTCGTGCTGATCGCGTTCCCGATCCTGGCTGCCGCGCTCCTCGCGCTGTTCGCCGACCGTCAGCTCGGCACCCATGTCTTCGACCCCTCAACAGGCGGCCCGATCCTCTGGCAACACTTGTTCTGGTTCTTCGGGCATCCAGAGGTCTACATCATCGCGTTGCCCTTCTTCGGCATCATCAGTGAGATCCTGCCCGTCTTCAGCCGCAAGCCGATCTTCGGCTACATCGGCCTCGTCGCCGCGACGCTCGCGATCGCAGCCCTCTCCGTCGCCGTGTGGGCCCACCACATGTTCGTCACAGGGGCGGTGGACCTCGCGTTCTTCTCCTTCATGACGTTCTTGATCGCGGTGCCGACAGGCGTCAAGTTCTTCAACTGGATAGGCACGCTATGGGGCGGGTCGATCAGCTTCGACACCCCGCTGGTGTTCTCGCTGGGCTTCCTTACGACCTTCCTCTTCGGTGGTCTGACCGGCGTCATCCTCGCGTCGCCCGCCCTCGACTTCCACCTGTCCGACTCATACTTCGTGGTTGCTCACTTCCACTACGTCGTCTTCGGCACGGTCGTGTTCGCGATGTTCGCCGGCTTCTACTACTGGTGGCCGAAGTGGACGGGGCACATGCTCAACGAGCGGCTCGGCAAGATCCACTTCTGGCTGCTGTTCGTCGGCTTCCACCTGACGTTCCTCGTCCAGCACTGGCTGGGTGTGGAGGGCATGCCGCGCCGTTACGCCGACTACTCGCCGACTGACGGGTTCACCGTCCTCAACCAGGTGTCGACGATCGGCGCGGTCGTCCTCGCGATCTCCACGCTGCCGTTCTTCTACAACGTGTGGATCTCGCGCAACAACCCCAAGGTCGGCGTGGACGACCCGTGGGGCTGGGGACGCTCGCTCGAGTGGGCGACATCCAGCCCGCCGCCGCGGCACAACTTCACCTCGCTGCCCCGGATCCGCTCCGAGAGCCCGGCGTTCGACCTCCACCACCCGGAGCTGTCGATGCTCGAGCACGCGGACAACGATCTCGACAGCCCGCTGGCCGACGCCCCGAACCTCGAGGGTCACGAAGAGGCTCTGCGCGAGCAGACCGACAACTCGCCGGAAGGTGGCACCCGATGA
- the coxB gene encoding cytochrome c oxidase subunit II, with amino-acid sequence MGLELFARGERAQDERRRPVRSKAVALGFAVAAIVLLSGCSPDSPNQWERLALPPGASDRVDYMFVLWVGAWIACAVVLVLVLGLMFWAMVRYRRRPGNEVPNQLRYHLPLEVLYTVAPVIVVAIFFAQTVKSQTEMLEEVDDPEHHITVVGSKWQFTFNYLDEEATGGTPVFDFGDTADPTELWLAVDESVRFDLVSPDVIHSFWIPEFYFKRDIVPGREGSFDLTPTREGVFTGRCAELCGLYHTRMIFKVHIVSRDEYDAHLQKLQAAGQIGEPEGGVEANQIAGLAEAQNAENGEHE; translated from the coding sequence GTGGGTCTGGAACTCTTCGCGCGCGGTGAGCGAGCACAAGACGAGCGTCGACGGCCGGTCAGGTCGAAGGCGGTCGCGCTCGGTTTCGCCGTCGCAGCGATCGTGCTGCTGAGTGGTTGTTCGCCCGATTCCCCCAACCAGTGGGAGCGCTTGGCGCTTCCGCCGGGTGCGAGCGACCGTGTCGACTACATGTTCGTCCTGTGGGTGGGGGCGTGGATCGCGTGTGCCGTGGTGCTGGTGCTGGTGCTCGGGCTCATGTTCTGGGCGATGGTGCGTTATCGCCGCCGCCCGGGCAACGAGGTGCCCAACCAGCTGCGCTACCACCTGCCGCTCGAGGTGCTCTACACCGTCGCGCCGGTCATCGTGGTCGCGATCTTCTTCGCGCAGACGGTGAAGTCGCAGACCGAGATGCTCGAGGAGGTCGACGACCCGGAGCACCACATCACGGTCGTCGGCAGCAAGTGGCAGTTCACCTTCAACTACCTCGACGAAGAGGCGACGGGCGGCACGCCGGTCTTCGACTTCGGCGACACGGCCGACCCGACCGAGCTCTGGCTCGCGGTCGACGAGTCGGTCCGCTTCGACCTCGTCTCGCCGGACGTCATCCACTCATTCTGGATCCCGGAGTTCTACTTCAAGCGGGACATCGTCCCCGGCCGGGAGGGCTCGTTCGACCTCACCCCGACCCGCGAGGGTGTCTTCACCGGCCGCTGCGCCGAGCTGTGCGGCCTCTACCACACGCGCATGATCTTCAAGGTGCACATCGTCTCGCGTGACGAGTACGACGCTCACCTGCAGAAGCTCCAGGCCGCCGGCCAGATCGGTGAGCCTGAGGGCGGCGTCGAGGCCAACCAGATCGCCGGCCTTGCCGAGGCGCAGAACGCAGAGAACGGAGAGCACGAGTGA
- a CDS encoding carbohydrate kinase family protein, which translates to MKIAVSGSIANDHLMTFTGKFSDSLVVDQLDKISLSFLVDDLVVRRGGCGANIAFGLAALGEDPVLIGAVGEDFDDYRSWLERHGVDCSGVHVSETRHTARFVCTTDAAQAQIATFYAGAMAEAREIELKPIHDRVGGWDIVLIGPDDPEGMVRHTEECRTRGYRFAADPSQQLAFADGALIRTLIDGATYLFSNEYEAALTEKKTGWSAGEIQQRVGTRVVTRGADGVSVYEADGTVIDVPAIAGINAVDPTGVGDAFRAGFLAGLGVDLPHEQCAQLGCALAASVVETTGTQEYRLERHALLARIRSEYGAAAADIVDERLPSF; encoded by the coding sequence TTGAAGATCGCCGTTTCCGGGTCCATCGCCAACGACCACCTGATGACGTTCACCGGGAAGTTCTCGGACTCCCTCGTCGTCGACCAGCTCGACAAGATCTCGTTGTCGTTCCTCGTCGACGACCTCGTCGTACGCCGCGGCGGGTGCGGTGCCAACATCGCGTTCGGGCTGGCTGCTCTCGGCGAGGACCCCGTCCTCATCGGCGCGGTCGGCGAGGACTTCGACGACTACCGCTCGTGGCTGGAGCGGCACGGCGTGGACTGCTCCGGCGTCCACGTCTCCGAGACCCGGCACACCGCCCGCTTCGTCTGCACGACCGACGCGGCGCAGGCCCAGATCGCAACCTTCTATGCCGGTGCCATGGCCGAGGCCCGTGAGATCGAGCTCAAGCCGATCCACGACCGTGTCGGCGGGTGGGACATTGTGCTCATCGGCCCCGACGACCCAGAGGGGATGGTCCGACACACCGAGGAGTGCCGGACGCGCGGCTACCGCTTCGCGGCCGACCCCTCGCAGCAGCTGGCGTTCGCCGACGGCGCGCTGATCCGTACTCTCATCGACGGCGCGACATACCTGTTCAGCAACGAGTACGAGGCCGCGCTGACCGAGAAGAAGACTGGCTGGAGCGCCGGCGAGATCCAGCAGCGCGTCGGCACCCGTGTCGTGACGCGCGGCGCTGACGGCGTGAGCGTGTACGAGGCCGACGGCACCGTGATCGACGTCCCCGCGATCGCCGGCATCAACGCCGTGGACCCGACCGGCGTGGGCGACGCCTTCCGTGCGGGCTTCCTGGCCGGCCTCGGCGTCGACCTCCCTCACGAGCAGTGCGCCCAGCTCGGCTGTGCGCTTGCCGCGAGCGTCGTGGAGACGACCGGCACGCAGGAGTACCGGCTCGAGCGTCACGCCCTGCTCGCCCGCATCAGGAGCGAGTACGGTGCCGCGGCGGCCGACATCGTAGACGAACGCCTCCCGTCGTTCTGA
- a CDS encoding aminotransferase class I/II-fold pyridoxal phosphate-dependent enzyme, with product MSIDTLDRDALGTLLSTQRAAYEELRSRGLSLDITRGKPSPEQLDLSQALLALPGEADYRAADGTDTRNYGGLDGLVELREIFAELLGIPVAQLLAQGSSSLTLMHDTLVWALLHGFAESPRPWAAEETVRFLCPVPGYDRHFALLESFGIEMIPVDMDDDGPDVDQVAALVAADPTIKGMWLVPTYANPTGGVTSPEVAARLMAMPAAAPDFRIFWDNAYAVHHLSDDEAKTADVLSLAAAGGHPDRVLVFASTSKITFAGAGVAFFGSSPANVSWFKSHLKFGSIGPDKVNQLRHVRLFGDADGVRALMRQHRALLAPKFAAVEEVLSERLGSYDVATWTRPSGGYFVSLDVVDGTASRVVELAKGVGVALTPAGASFPYGKDPRDRNIRIAPSFPTIDDVRTAMDVLATCVLLAAAEKALA from the coding sequence ATGAGCATCGACACCCTTGATCGTGATGCGCTCGGCACCCTGCTGTCGACGCAGCGCGCGGCGTACGAAGAGCTGCGTTCGCGCGGCCTGTCGCTCGACATCACGCGGGGCAAGCCGTCGCCCGAGCAGCTGGATCTGTCGCAGGCGCTGCTCGCGCTGCCGGGTGAGGCCGACTACCGCGCGGCAGACGGCACCGACACGCGCAACTACGGCGGCCTCGACGGGCTCGTCGAGCTGCGCGAGATCTTTGCCGAGCTGCTCGGCATCCCCGTCGCGCAGCTGCTCGCGCAAGGCAGCTCGAGCCTGACGCTGATGCACGACACCCTCGTCTGGGCGCTGCTCCACGGCTTCGCCGAGTCGCCGCGCCCGTGGGCGGCTGAGGAGACGGTGCGCTTCCTGTGCCCGGTGCCCGGGTACGACCGTCACTTCGCGCTGCTGGAGTCGTTCGGCATCGAGATGATCCCCGTCGACATGGACGACGACGGCCCCGACGTCGACCAGGTTGCCGCGCTCGTCGCCGCTGACCCGACGATCAAAGGGATGTGGCTCGTCCCCACGTACGCCAACCCCACCGGTGGCGTCACGTCCCCCGAGGTCGCCGCACGCCTGATGGCGATGCCCGCGGCCGCGCCCGACTTCCGTATCTTCTGGGACAACGCGTACGCGGTCCACCACCTGAGCGACGACGAGGCCAAGACCGCCGACGTGCTGAGCCTCGCTGCTGCCGGTGGACACCCCGACCGGGTGCTCGTGTTCGCGTCGACCTCCAAGATCACGTTCGCCGGGGCAGGGGTGGCCTTCTTCGGCAGCTCGCCGGCAAACGTCTCGTGGTTCAAGAGCCACCTCAAGTTCGGCTCGATCGGTCCGGACAAGGTCAACCAGCTGCGTCACGTACGACTCTTCGGCGATGCTGACGGCGTGCGGGCGCTGATGCGCCAGCACCGCGCCCTGCTCGCGCCGAAGTTCGCGGCCGTCGAGGAGGTGCTCAGCGAGCGCCTCGGCTCGTACGACGTCGCGACCTGGACGCGCCCGTCCGGCGGCTACTTCGTGAGTCTCGACGTCGTCGACGGCACCGCCTCGCGCGTGGTCGAGCTCGCCAAGGGCGTGGGCGTGGCCCTGACCCCGGCCGGGGCGTCGTTCCCGTACGGCAAGGACCCGCGCGACCGCAACATCCGCATCGCGCCCTCGTTCCCGACCATCGACGACGTCCGGACTGCGATGGACGTCCTGGCGACGTGCGTGCTGCTGGCCGCCGCCGAGAAGGCTCTGGCCTGA
- a CDS encoding glycerate kinase — protein MRVLVAPGAFAGALSASAAGEAIASGWSRTAPGDVLDIVPMSGAGRGFVDALHASVGGERTEVDVRGPLGGPVRGLMLLADDGRRTAFVESASACGPHVAVRRAPLEATSAGVGDLIAAALEAGAQRIVVGLGDSATTDGGAGMLSALGARADVPLAAGPGGLAGVSAVDLGPVRERIGPTELVVATDVGSPMLGLFGAVRSDGPGKGLDDAAVARVDTILDAFVVAVCGPGPAQRRVADAAGAGAAGGLGFALQVLGATSVPGVAAVADLVGLQAAARATDVVLTGVDAYDVTSREGTVVYGVAAVAGAALRPCVVLADRVEVGARERRAMGVEAAYATADLLGEQAGDDAGERLARLAERIARTWSQV, from the coding sequence GTGCGGGTGCTCGTCGCTCCGGGCGCCTTCGCGGGCGCGCTGAGCGCGTCCGCGGCAGGGGAGGCCATCGCGTCAGGCTGGTCCCGTACGGCGCCCGGTGACGTCCTCGACATCGTCCCGATGTCTGGCGCGGGGCGCGGCTTCGTCGACGCGCTGCACGCGTCGGTGGGCGGTGAGCGGACCGAGGTCGACGTGCGAGGCCCGTTGGGCGGCCCCGTACGCGGCCTGATGCTGCTCGCCGACGACGGCCGTCGTACGGCCTTCGTGGAGTCCGCGTCGGCGTGCGGTCCGCATGTCGCCGTCCGGCGAGCTCCTCTCGAAGCGACGAGCGCGGGTGTGGGTGACCTGATCGCGGCCGCACTCGAGGCCGGCGCCCAGCGCATCGTCGTGGGCCTCGGCGACAGCGCGACGACGGACGGCGGCGCGGGCATGCTGAGCGCGCTCGGCGCTCGCGCAGATGTGCCTCTCGCGGCAGGCCCGGGGGGCTTGGCAGGCGTCTCCGCGGTCGATCTCGGCCCCGTACGGGAGCGGATCGGCCCGACCGAGCTGGTCGTCGCGACCGACGTCGGCAGCCCGATGCTGGGGCTCTTCGGGGCCGTACGGTCGGACGGACCGGGCAAGGGCCTCGACGACGCAGCAGTCGCCCGTGTCGACACGATCCTCGACGCGTTCGTGGTCGCGGTCTGCGGGCCCGGCCCGGCGCAGCGGCGCGTCGCCGACGCCGCCGGAGCAGGCGCTGCCGGCGGTCTCGGGTTCGCCCTCCAGGTCCTGGGGGCCACGAGCGTGCCGGGCGTCGCGGCGGTGGCCGACCTGGTGGGCCTGCAGGCTGCGGCGCGGGCGACTGACGTGGTCCTCACCGGCGTGGACGCCTACGACGTGACCTCTCGCGAGGGCACCGTGGTCTACGGGGTCGCAGCCGTCGCAGGCGCGGCCCTGAGGCCGTGCGTGGTGTTGGCCGACCGCGTGGAGGTGGGGGCGAGGGAGCGCCGCGCGATGGGCGTCGAGGCGGCGTACGCGACGGCGGACCTGCTGGGGGAGCAGGCTGGTGACGACGCAGGAGAGAGGCTCGCCCGGCTGGCCGAGCGCATCGCGCGTACGTGGTCGCAGGTCTGA
- a CDS encoding Ig-like domain-containing protein translates to MKVQGRQSAVHSGRRWFGVLLMAALIAGCSSAGGDDGVGDRAGDAAPTSSASPTPATELTFNVDDGDADIPVDTAVTVGASHGTITAVTAHYGGKPTRKNTLNGAVTPDGASWTASSLLEPGKRYTVAVTTRDDDGRVSTESRRFRTQDLSLDQQAYASVSPMDGATVGVAMPVILRFDIPVKRRAEVEKRLVVTSTPKVEGTWSWVSDSEVHFRPRKYWPAGTKVKVHAGINGVRTGKGVWGQEDRDTSFRVTKQAVTTVVDVSRHKATVKINGKVARVLPATTGKAGFQTRNGTKIIMEKHPSKRMDAATTGISEGSSEYYNIENVRYAMRVTNSGEFIHAAPWSTGSQGSANVSHGCTGLSTSNAAWLYGISHIGDPVKFVNSDRKVLEPQNGWTDWNISYTEFAKGSALS, encoded by the coding sequence ATGAAGGTTCAGGGACGCCAGTCCGCCGTGCACTCAGGACGCCGTTGGTTCGGCGTCCTGCTGATGGCTGCGCTCATCGCTGGCTGCAGCTCGGCCGGAGGCGACGACGGCGTTGGCGACCGCGCAGGCGATGCCGCACCGACATCGTCCGCCTCCCCGACGCCCGCCACCGAGCTGACCTTCAACGTCGACGACGGCGACGCGGACATCCCGGTCGACACTGCTGTCACCGTCGGGGCCAGTCATGGCACGATCACGGCGGTCACCGCCCACTACGGCGGCAAGCCGACCCGCAAGAACACGCTGAACGGCGCCGTGACTCCCGACGGCGCCTCTTGGACCGCCTCGTCCCTCCTCGAGCCTGGCAAGCGTTACACCGTCGCGGTGACGACGCGCGACGACGACGGACGCGTGTCCACCGAGTCGCGGCGGTTCCGTACCCAGGACCTATCTCTCGACCAGCAGGCCTATGCCTCCGTCTCACCCATGGACGGTGCGACCGTCGGCGTGGCGATGCCGGTCATCCTGCGGTTCGACATCCCGGTGAAGCGCCGGGCGGAGGTCGAGAAGCGGCTGGTCGTGACGTCCACCCCGAAAGTCGAGGGCACCTGGAGCTGGGTGAGCGACTCCGAGGTCCACTTCCGGCCCCGCAAGTACTGGCCTGCCGGCACCAAGGTGAAGGTTCACGCCGGCATCAACGGCGTCCGTACAGGCAAGGGCGTCTGGGGTCAGGAGGACCGTGACACGTCGTTCCGCGTGACCAAGCAGGCCGTGACCACGGTCGTCGACGTCTCGCGCCACAAGGCGACGGTGAAGATCAACGGCAAGGTCGCACGGGTGCTCCCGGCGACGACCGGCAAGGCGGGGTTCCAGACCCGCAACGGGACCAAGATCATCATGGAGAAGCACCCGTCGAAGCGGATGGACGCCGCCACGACAGGGATCTCCGAAGGCTCCTCGGAGTACTACAACATCGAGAACGTGCGCTACGCGATGCGCGTCACCAACTCTGGTGAGTTCATCCACGCGGCGCCCTGGTCGACGGGATCGCAGGGCAGCGCCAACGTCAGCCACGGATGCACTGGCCTGAGCACGAGCAACGCCGCCTGGCTGTACGGCATTTCGCACATCGGCGATCCCGTGAAATTCGTCAACTCCGACCGGAAGGTCCTCGAGCCGCAGAACGGCTGGACCGACTGGAACATCTCGTACACCGAGTTCGCCAAGGGCTCCGCCCTCTCCTGA